Proteins encoded together in one Streptomyces sp. TLI_171 window:
- a CDS encoding MFS transporter, with protein sequence MPTESATETPSGRGVRAHGLPMAALLALATAVFLTSLTETLPAGVLPAMSADLGVGESAAGQTVTVYAVGTALTAIPLTAATAAWRRRPLLLTAMAAFAVANTVTAWSASYPLTMAARFLAGVAAGLAWALLAGFARRLVPARLEGRAVAVVMAGIPVALSLGVPAGAFLARAVDWRVAFLAMTVLALTVIGWIAVAVPDHPGRRGERAGGILRVLSVPGVAPVLFVTLVFVLAHTVLYAYIAAYLDRLGMGGATDLVLLVFGGASLLSIWITGARIHRDLRLLTVLGAVLVALAAALLALLSDSPALVYLAAALWGLGWGGVPTLLQTAGGDAAGEHADAAQAALVTLWNTAMAGGGVLGGLLLDTAGVAALPWAVLVLIAPVLAVVLRARAHGFPARRR encoded by the coding sequence ATGCCAACAGAATCAGCGACAGAAACCCCTTCCGGCAGGGGAGTTCGGGCGCACGGGCTACCGATGGCGGCGCTGCTGGCGCTGGCCACCGCGGTCTTCCTCACCAGCCTGACCGAGACCCTGCCAGCGGGCGTGCTGCCTGCGATGAGCGCCGACCTGGGAGTCGGCGAGTCGGCCGCCGGCCAGACGGTGACCGTCTACGCCGTCGGCACCGCGCTCACCGCGATCCCGCTGACCGCCGCCACCGCGGCCTGGCGGCGCAGGCCGCTGCTGCTGACGGCGATGGCCGCGTTCGCCGTCGCCAACACGGTCACGGCCTGGTCGGCGAGCTATCCGCTCACCATGGCGGCCCGGTTCCTCGCCGGGGTGGCCGCGGGGCTGGCCTGGGCGCTGCTGGCCGGGTTCGCCCGCCGGCTGGTGCCGGCCCGCCTGGAGGGGCGGGCGGTCGCGGTGGTGATGGCCGGCATCCCGGTGGCGCTGTCGCTGGGCGTCCCGGCCGGCGCGTTCCTGGCCCGGGCGGTCGACTGGCGGGTGGCGTTCCTGGCGATGACCGTGCTCGCGCTGACGGTGATCGGCTGGATCGCCGTCGCGGTGCCGGACCACCCCGGGCGGCGGGGCGAGCGGGCGGGCGGGATCCTGCGGGTGCTGTCGGTGCCCGGGGTCGCGCCGGTACTGTTCGTGACACTGGTCTTCGTCCTGGCCCACACCGTCCTTTACGCGTACATCGCCGCCTACCTCGACCGGCTCGGCATGGGCGGCGCCACCGACCTGGTGCTGCTGGTCTTCGGGGGCGCCTCGCTGCTGAGCATCTGGATCACCGGCGCCCGGATCCACCGCGACCTGCGGCTGCTGACCGTCCTCGGCGCGGTGCTGGTCGCGCTCGCCGCCGCGCTGCTGGCCCTGCTGTCCGACTCGCCCGCCCTGGTGTACCTCGCGGCGGCGCTCTGGGGTCTGGGCTGGGGAGGCGTGCCGACCCTGCTGCAGACGGCGGGCGGCGACGCCGCCGGCGAGCACGCGGACGCCGCCCAGGCGGCGCTGGTCACGCTCTGGAACACGGCCATGGCGGGCGGCGGCGTGCTCGGCGGGCTGCTGCTCGACACGGCCGGCGTCGCCGCGCTGCCCTGGGCCGTCCTGGTGCTGATCGCCCCGGTGCTCGCCGTCGTCCTCAGGGCGCGGGCGCACGGCTTCCCCGCCCGGCGCCGCTGA
- a CDS encoding LLM class flavin-dependent oxidoreductase: protein MTRLHLAVALDDTGWHPASWREPGARPAEVFTARYWADLVREAERGLLDFVTVEDALGPQSAAFHLPDDRTDQLRGRLDAVLLAASLAPLTSHIGLVPTTNVTHTEPFHLSTGIASLDHASRGRAGWRPQITFRAADAAHFGRRTTPQLTAADLRDPELIAARLRDLFAEAHEVVEAVGLLWDSWEDDAEIRDRPTGRFVDRDKLHRIDFAGEHVRVRGPSITPRPPQGRPPITVLAHASTPYELAAARADLVYLTPHSRAGAVTELAAVDRARQLVGRPPGDPLLAFADLVVLLDDRPGRAAARLRRLDDTDGAQYTSDAEIFAGTPGDLADLLLDLRAAGLDGFRLRPAVLPHDLAAITTALVPELQRRGAFRTGYEAATLRGLLGLPRPAGRWAPRA, encoded by the coding sequence ATGACCCGTCTGCACCTCGCCGTCGCCCTGGACGACACCGGCTGGCACCCGGCGTCCTGGCGCGAACCCGGCGCCCGGCCCGCCGAGGTCTTCACCGCCCGCTACTGGGCCGACCTGGTCCGCGAGGCGGAGCGCGGCCTGCTCGACTTCGTCACCGTCGAGGACGCGCTCGGGCCGCAGTCCGCCGCGTTCCACCTCCCCGACGACCGCACCGACCAGCTCCGCGGCCGGCTCGACGCCGTCCTGCTGGCGGCCTCGCTGGCGCCGCTGACCTCGCACATCGGCCTGGTCCCGACCACCAACGTCACCCACACCGAGCCGTTCCACCTCTCCACCGGCATCGCCTCGCTGGACCACGCGAGCCGCGGACGGGCCGGCTGGCGGCCGCAGATCACCTTCCGCGCGGCCGACGCCGCGCACTTCGGCCGCCGGACCACCCCGCAGCTGACCGCGGCCGACCTCCGCGACCCCGAGCTGATCGCCGCCCGGCTGCGCGACCTGTTCGCCGAGGCCCACGAGGTCGTCGAAGCCGTCGGCCTGCTCTGGGACAGCTGGGAGGACGACGCCGAGATCCGCGACCGCCCGACCGGCCGCTTCGTCGACCGCGACAAGCTGCACCGGATCGACTTCGCGGGCGAGCACGTCCGGGTCCGCGGCCCCTCGATCACCCCGCGCCCGCCGCAGGGCCGGCCGCCGATCACCGTGCTCGCCCACGCGAGCACCCCCTACGAACTGGCCGCCGCCCGCGCCGACCTGGTCTACCTCACCCCCCACTCGCGGGCGGGCGCCGTGACCGAGCTGGCCGCCGTCGACCGGGCCCGGCAGCTGGTCGGCCGCCCGCCCGGCGACCCGCTGCTCGCCTTCGCCGACCTCGTGGTCCTGCTCGACGACCGGCCCGGCCGCGCCGCCGCCCGCCTGCGACGGCTGGACGACACGGACGGCGCCCAGTACACCTCGGACGCCGAGATCTTCGCCGGCACTCCGGGGGACCTCGCCGACCTGCTCCTGGACCTGCGGGCAGCCGGACTCGACGGCTTCCGCCTGCGTCCCGCGGTGCTCCCGCACGACCTGGCCGCGATCACCACCGCCCTGGTCCCCGAACTCCAGCGCCGGGGCGCGTTCCGCACCGGCTACGAGGCAGCCACCCTCCGCGGCCTGCTCGGCCTGCCCCGGCCCGCGGGCCGGTGGGCGCCGCGGGCCTGA
- a CDS encoding NtaA/DmoA family FMN-dependent monooxygenase (This protein belongs to a clade of FMN-dependent monooxygenases, within a broader family of flavin-dependent oxidoreductases, the luciferase-like monooxygenase (LMM) family, some of whose members use coenzyme F420 rather than FMN.): protein MKQIHLAAQLPSVQHHTVWSDPRSGSQIAFDSFERLARTAERGRFDFFFLSEGLRLREHKGRIHDLDVVGRPESLTVLSALAAVTTRLGLAATVNSTFNEPYEVARRLATLDHLSGGRAGWNVVTSWDAFTGENFRRGGYLAEADRYTRAAEFLRAARTLWDSWRPGDVLADASAGRFLRDGAGRFAHHGRHFDIAGRFTTPRPPQGHPVIIQAGDSEQGREFAAADADVIFSRHSTLEGGRAFYRDVKGRLARYGRDPADLKIIPSVTYVLGDTPAEAAERATELGRAQVGPQTALMLLEALWGRDLSDHDPDGPLPRLDPRPDAVLTQGHTEYRKGRAETVRRWRELADARGLSIRETVIAATARPTFVGTARQIADAMNEFVQTDAADGFVFVPHLTPTGLDELVDRVVPLLQEMGVHRAEYTGPTLRDHLGLKPPRESRDRPAVKEFR from the coding sequence GTGAAACAGATCCACCTCGCCGCCCAACTCCCCAGCGTCCAGCACCACACCGTCTGGTCGGACCCGAGGTCCGGGAGCCAGATCGCGTTCGACTCCTTCGAGCGGCTCGCGCGGACCGCCGAACGCGGCAGGTTCGACTTCTTCTTCCTCTCCGAGGGACTGCGGCTGCGCGAGCACAAGGGCCGCATCCACGACCTCGACGTGGTCGGCCGCCCCGAGTCGCTGACCGTGCTGAGCGCCCTCGCCGCCGTCACCACCCGGCTCGGGCTGGCCGCGACCGTCAACTCGACCTTCAACGAGCCCTACGAGGTGGCCCGCCGGCTGGCCACCCTGGACCACCTGAGCGGGGGCCGGGCCGGGTGGAACGTGGTGACCAGCTGGGATGCCTTCACCGGCGAGAACTTCCGCCGCGGCGGCTACCTCGCCGAGGCCGACCGCTACACCAGGGCCGCCGAGTTCCTGCGGGCCGCGCGCACGCTCTGGGACAGCTGGCGGCCGGGCGACGTCCTGGCCGACGCCTCGGCCGGGCGCTTCCTGCGCGACGGCGCGGGCCGGTTCGCCCACCACGGCCGGCACTTCGACATCGCCGGCCGGTTCACCACCCCGCGACCGCCGCAGGGGCACCCGGTGATCATCCAGGCCGGGGACTCCGAGCAGGGCCGCGAGTTCGCCGCCGCCGACGCCGACGTGATCTTCAGCCGGCACAGCACCCTGGAGGGCGGCCGGGCCTTCTACCGGGACGTCAAGGGCCGGCTCGCCAGGTACGGCCGCGACCCGGCCGACCTGAAGATCATCCCCTCGGTCACGTACGTGCTCGGCGACACCCCCGCCGAGGCCGCCGAACGCGCGACCGAACTCGGCCGGGCCCAGGTCGGCCCGCAGACCGCGCTGATGCTGCTGGAGGCCCTCTGGGGCCGGGACCTGTCCGATCACGACCCGGACGGGCCGCTGCCCCGGCTGGACCCGCGGCCGGACGCCGTCCTCACCCAGGGACACACCGAGTACCGCAAGGGCCGTGCGGAGACGGTCCGCCGGTGGCGCGAGCTCGCCGACGCCCGCGGGCTGAGCATCCGCGAGACGGTGATCGCGGCCACCGCCCGGCCCACCTTCGTCGGCACGGCCCGTCAGATCGCCGACGCCATGAACGAGTTCGTGCAGACCGACGCCGCCGACGGCTTCGTCTTCGTGCCGCACCTGACGCCTACCGGACTGGACGAGCTGGTGGACCGGGTGGTGCCGCTGCTCCAGGAGATGGGCGTCCACCGCGCCGAGTACACCGGCCCGACGCTCCGCGACCACCTCGGGCTGAAGCCGCCCCGCGAGTCCCGGGACCGACCCGCTGTGAAGGAGTTCCGATGA
- a CDS encoding MerR family transcriptional regulator, with the protein MRIGELSSRTGTSRRLLRYYEEQQLIVSTRAANGYREYDDRLADRVLQIRGLLDAGLPTRIIKQILPCLDKPRAIHFPDATPEMLATLTAERDRMTERIDCLVRNRDAVTEYLAAVTPPAAQPS; encoded by the coding sequence ATGCGCATCGGAGAGCTGTCGAGCCGCACGGGTACCTCCCGCCGGCTGCTGCGGTACTACGAGGAGCAGCAGCTGATCGTCTCCACCCGGGCCGCGAACGGCTACCGGGAGTACGACGACCGTCTGGCGGACCGGGTGCTGCAGATCCGCGGGCTGCTCGACGCCGGCCTGCCGACCCGGATCATCAAGCAGATCCTGCCCTGCCTCGACAAGCCCCGCGCCATCCACTTCCCCGACGCGACGCCGGAGATGCTCGCCACGCTGACCGCCGAGCGCGACCGGATGACCGAGCGCATCGACTGCCTGGTCCGCAACCGCGACGCGGTCACCGAGTACCTGGCCGCCGTCACCCCGCCCGCCGCGCAACCGTCCTGA
- a CDS encoding ABC transporter ATP-binding protein, producing the protein MTPLIEARAVTLAFGETPALRGAELAVDAGEILAVMGPSGSGKSTLLHCLAGILTPDSGEIHFDGRRIDRLGEQESSALRRDAFGFVFQFGQLVPELTAEENVALPLLLGGVKRPAALARARDWFPRLGLDGLERRRSGELSGGQAQRVALARGLVAEPRVLFADEPTGALDSLTGEHVMDLLVTAARDQGTTVVLVTHEARIAAYADRETIVRDGRATSLTGRLAS; encoded by the coding sequence ATGACCCCGCTGATCGAAGCCCGCGCCGTGACCCTCGCCTTCGGCGAGACCCCCGCCCTGCGCGGCGCCGAACTCGCCGTCGACGCCGGCGAGATCCTCGCCGTGATGGGCCCCAGCGGCTCCGGCAAGTCCACCCTGCTGCACTGCCTGGCCGGCATCCTCACCCCCGACAGCGGCGAGATCCACTTCGACGGCCGCCGGATCGACCGCCTCGGCGAGCAGGAAAGCAGCGCGCTGCGCCGCGACGCCTTCGGCTTCGTCTTCCAGTTCGGCCAGCTGGTACCGGAACTGACGGCCGAGGAGAACGTCGCCCTGCCGCTGCTGCTCGGCGGCGTCAAGCGCCCCGCCGCGCTCGCCCGGGCCCGCGACTGGTTCCCGCGCCTCGGCCTGGACGGGCTCGAACGGCGCCGCTCCGGCGAGCTCTCCGGCGGCCAGGCCCAGCGCGTCGCGCTCGCCCGCGGACTGGTCGCCGAACCGCGTGTGCTGTTCGCCGACGAGCCCACCGGCGCGCTCGACTCGCTGACCGGCGAACACGTGATGGACCTGCTGGTGACCGCCGCCCGCGACCAGGGCACCACCGTCGTCCTGGTCACCCACGAGGCCCGGATCGCGGCCTACGCCGACCGCGAGACCATCGTCCGCGACGGCCGCGCCACCTCCCTCACCGGACGGCTCGCCTCATGA
- a CDS encoding PadR family transcriptional regulator: MSVPLTLLGLLEREPSHGYDLKRDYDAFFGRGKPLPFGQVYATLGRLARDGKVVVGEPEAGDGPDRKRYVITETGATEFEDWLREPVAAEPHLQTVLFSKVVLALMLGRDAEHYLDTQRAAHLQRMRELTEIKRSGSLVDALLADHGLFHLESDLRWIDLTAARLDALAAEVAKK; the protein is encoded by the coding sequence ATGAGCGTTCCCCTCACCCTGCTCGGGCTGCTCGAACGCGAGCCCAGCCACGGATACGACCTGAAGCGCGACTACGACGCCTTCTTCGGACGCGGAAAACCACTGCCCTTCGGCCAGGTGTACGCGACCCTCGGGCGGCTCGCCCGGGACGGGAAGGTGGTGGTCGGCGAACCGGAGGCCGGCGACGGACCGGACCGGAAGCGGTACGTGATCACCGAGACCGGGGCCACCGAGTTCGAGGACTGGCTGCGCGAACCCGTGGCCGCCGAACCCCACCTGCAGACCGTGCTGTTCAGCAAGGTCGTGCTGGCGCTGATGCTCGGCCGGGACGCCGAGCACTACCTCGACACCCAGCGCGCCGCCCACCTGCAGCGGATGCGCGAACTCACCGAGATCAAGCGGTCCGGCAGCCTGGTCGACGCGCTGCTCGCCGACCACGGCCTGTTCCACCTGGAATCCGACCTGCGCTGGATCGACCTCACCGCAGCCCGACTCGACGCCCTCGCCGCGGAGGTGGCCAAGAAATGA